A stretch of DNA from Methanobrevibacter gottschalkii DSM 11977:
TAATTCTTGGGCCGTCAGGTGCAGGTAAATCCACACTATTAAACCTTTTAGGAGGTCTTGATAGTGTTACTTCAGGTCAGATTATTGTTAATGATAATCATGTTGAATCATTCACTGACAATCAATTAACTGAATACAGGGCTAAAAATGTTGGTTTTATCTTTCAATTTTATAATTTGATTCCAAATTTGACTGCTTTGGAAAATGTGGAATTAATGAAAGATATTGTGGATGTAAAAATCAATGGATTGGATGTTTTAAATTCAGTTGGCCTAGAAGATCATGCTAATCAGTTTCCTGCACAATTATCCGGTGGGGAACAGCAGAGAGTATCTATTGCAAGAGCTGTTGCTAAACAGCCTACAATGCTTTTATGTGATGAGCCTACTGGTGCACTTGACTCAAAAACTGGTGTTTTGATCTTAAATTTACTTCAGGACATGAGCAATAACAAGAATACTACTGTGGTTATTGTAACTCACAATGCTATTTTGGCGGATGCTGCTGATAAAGTAATTAGGATTAAAAACGGTCAAATAGAAAGTATTGCTATAAATGAAAATCCGAATAAGGTTACTGATTTGGAATGGTGAGTATATGCTTGCAAAGAAGATGTTAAGAGACATCAAAAAGCATAAAACTCAATTTTTATCTATTTTTTTAATGGCATTTTTAGGAGTATTTGTGTTTGCTGGTGTTGGCGGGGAATCAGTCGGGCTTGAAGTAAATGTAAATAATTACTATAATGATACTAATTTAGCTGATGGTTGGATTTATTCACCTAATTTGGATATGAATTTTATTGATGATGTGAATAATTTAACTCCAACGACTCAAAGTGAGAGACAACTGGTTTTAGATTCGATTGCGGATTTTTCAAATAATCCTGAGATTAAACTGCATTTTATCGAGAACAATACTATATCTAAATTTTATTTGATGGATGGTGAACCATTGAATATCAGTGATGAAGATGGGGTGTGGCTTGATAAAAGTTTTGCAGATGCTAAAAATTTGAAAGTGGGCGACAATATTACTTTTGAGTTTAACGGATTTAAAATCAAAAAAGAAATTAAGGGAATCGGATATTCGCCGGAATATGTATATCATGCATCAACTTCATCAGTAATACCTGATTTTAACAAAATTGGTTTTGCTTACATGTCTTATAAAGCATTTCCTACAGATAATATTCCATATAACGTTTTAAATGTAAAATTTACCGGATCTCCTGAGGAATATAATAATTTATTGTCTGATAAACTTGATGGGGAGTATAATTCATTTGTTGAACAGTCTGAACATTCAAGTGTTTCTCAATTTTCAGAAGAAATTAATCAGCATAAAATGATGGGGGATATTTTTCCTGTTGTATTTATATTGATTGCAATGCTAATCCTTTTAACAACAATGACTAGAATTATTGCACATCAACGAACTCAAATTGGTATTTTAAAAGCAAGTGGATTTACAAATAAATCAATCATGATTCATTATGTTTCTTACGGTTTCTGGTTAGTTTTGATTGGTTCTATTTTAGGTTTAATTATTGGGCCTGTGACATTGCCTCAGCTATTTTATCCATCAATGAGTTCAACTTACAAATTACCTTCATGGAATCCCGCATGGAGTATGGATTTTGTTTATGTTGCTGTTGTTATGATTATAATGTCTCTTTTAGTATCTTATTTTGCAGTTAGAAGCATTTCAAAGGAAAATCCTGCAGATACAATTAAGCCAAAAATTCCTAAAATTTCATCATCAGGTTTAGTTGAAAAAATAGGATTCTGGAAACATTTATCTTTTAATTCTCGTTGGAATTATCGTGATGCTAAAAGAAATAAATTCAGGGCATTAATGACAATAATTGGAGTCATTGGTTGTACTGCACTTCTAGTATCAGCATTCGGGATGTATGATGGAATGAATGATTTAAAGGAATGGGAATTTAATCAGATAAATCATTATGATTCAAAATTAGTCATTGATAATGACGCATCCTTATCCGAAATTGATGATGTTGCCCGTGATGTTGATGGGGATAAAATAATGGAATCAGCTATTGAAATTGAATCGGATTCGGCTAAAAAGTCAGGGTCTCTGATAGCTTTAAACCACACGGATTTGATAACACCAACAGATTATGATTGGAATAAAATGGAAATAGGAGATGATGAAGTTTCTATTTCACAAAAAATGGCTGACATGTTGGATATCAGTGTTGGGGATACTGTAAAATGGCATATTATTGGTTCGGATAAATGGATTAAGACAAAAATTGATAAGATTCATGCAGATCCGACATCACAGGGAATTGTAATGTCTTCTGATAAACTAGAAAATCTTGATTTAAATTACACTCCCACAAGCATTGTTACTGAACAGCATGTTGATAAGAATTATTCTATTATTAAAACAGTTAACTCAATGAAGGATATAACTTCTAGCTGGGATGAATTAACAGAATCAATGTGGCTATTAATTTATATATTGATATTTTTTGCATCCCTTCTGGCTATTGTTGTACTTTATAATTTAGGTTTGTTATCGTTTACAGAAATCGAACGTGAAATAGCAACTCTTAAGGTTTTAGGATTCAAAACAGGTTCATTAAGGAAACTTCTGTTAACACAAAACTTATGGTTTACTTTTGCAGGATTTATATTGGGGCTTCCTGTTGGTTATTATGTATTAAAGATGATGTGGGATTCTTCAGGAGATTCATTTTACATATTGCCTTCAATATCTCCTATGAATTTTATTCTAACTGCGACAATAACATTTACTTTATCGATACTGGTAAATCTAATGTTTTCACGTAAAATTAAGAAGTTAAATATGGTTGAATCCTTAAAAAGTGGGGAATAGGTTTTATACCTATTTCTACTTATTTAGTTACAAAATATTTAAAAATACATAATTTCAAATTATTATTCAAGGTGATTCGATGGCTAAAATTACTGCAGACTCAAAATATATGGAACTTTTAAATAAATATCCTTTACTTAAAAGAGATTTATCTCAAAAAAACTGGAAATTCGAATTTCTAGTAACTCCAATGGGAAAAATCTCATTATGGGAAGCTAATCTTGAAGAAGTAAGTAAACATGCTGAATTGAGTGTTGATGAGACAGTTACTTTATTTCAAGACTTAGTTGATTCATACTAATTTTTTTTAAATCTTTAAATTTAAATCTTATTTTGTCCATATAATGTATTATGTCGTTATCTAAAAAGATGTTAAGGGATATAAGAATCAATAGAACCCAATTTATTGCAATATTTCTCATGGCATTTTTAGGTATTTTTGCATATTGCGGAATCTGTAGTGAATATTATGGATTGGAACAGACAAGTGCGGATTTTTATAATGAAACTAATCTGGCTGATGGTTGGATTTATAAAACCAGTTTTGATAATGCAGATTTGGATAAAATAAATAATCTGGCAATGCAAACAGAAAGACAACATGTAATTTCATCTGTTGGGGAATTTGATAATGATCCTGACATTACACTGCATTTTGTTGAAAACAATACAATTTCTAAATTTCATGTTTTCCAAGGAAAAGATTTTGATATTAATGATGAGTCCGGTGTCTGGTTGGATAAGCGTTTTGCTGATTCAAAAGAGTTAAATGTCGGAGACAATATTACTTTTAAATTTGATGGGAAAACTATTGAAAAAGAGATTAAAGGTATTGGATATTCTCCCGAGTATGTTTACGAGTCATCGGCTACTTCAATTACTCCAAATTTTGAGGATGTTGGTTTCGCATATTTGTCATATAAGTCATATCCAGATAATGTTGAATTTAATCGTTTACTGGTTAAATATAATCAGTCAGATGATTCTTTTAAAGAAAAGCTTGATGATTCAATTAGCTATTTGTCATTTACAAAACAGGAAGACCATGTTAGTGTGGCACAATTTAGTGAGGAAATGGCGCAACATAAAATGATGGGGGATGTTTTTCCAATTCTTTTTATTCTGATTACATTTTTAACACTTTTAACAACAATGACAAGGGTTGTAACATATCAAAGGACTCAAATTGGAATCTTAAAAGCAGTTGGTTTTAAAGATAGGACAATAATTTTACATTTCATCTCTTATGGATTTTTCCCAGTTCTGATAGGTTCTATTTTGGGACTTATTGCAGGACCGATGGTTATTCCAAAGATGTTTTATCCATCAATGACTACTCGTTATACTTTACCTTCATGGAATCCCGGTTTTGATATGAGTTTTGTTTATGTTGCAGCAGCACTTGTGATCTCTTCAGTTATTGTTACGTATTTGACTTGCAGACGTATTTCAAAAGAAAATCCTGCAAATACCATGAGGCCAAAGGCTCCAAATGTATCCTCAAATAGCTTTTTTGAAAAATCTAAATTATGGAATCATTTAAGTTTCAATTTCCGTTGGAACTGGAGAGATGCAAGAAGAAATAAATTCAGGGCATTAATGGCAATTATTGGTGTTATGGGTTGTGTTTCATTATTAATCGCAGCTTTTGGTATGAATGACAGTATGGATGATTTGAAAACTTGGGAATATGATGACATTAATCATTTTGAGTCAAAATTAGTGATTTCTAATAATGCATCTCAGGAAGAATTGTATTATGTAATTAATGGAACTAATGGCAGTTTTATAATGCAGATGCCTATTGAAATTAAATCGAACAATCATGAAAACACGGGTGTACTTTTAGTTTCAAACAATACCGACTTGATATCTTACACGGATAGTAATAAAAATCCAATTGAAATTAAGGAAGGGGATATTTCAATTTCAACAAAATTGGCTCAGGATTTTAATTTAAGTATTGGTGATAAAATTAAATGGCATATTGTTGGAAATGATGACTGGGTTAAATCAGAAATTGGTCAAATTCATGCAGAACCTATTTCACAAGGTTTAATAATGTCTCCCGATACTTTAGAAGATGAAGGTTTAAATTTTACACCAACCAGTATTCTAACTTCAGAAAAATTCGGTGAAAATATCAATTCAATTAAATCTGTATCTACTCTTGAAGACATGGAGGAAAGTTGGAGTGAGATGACTTCTTCTGTTATGATGATGGTTTATGTTATAACTGTTGTTGCATGTCTTTTAGCTATTTTAGTCCTTTATAATCTTGGAATTTTATCATTTACTGAAATGGAAAGGGAAGTTGCAACTTTAAAGGTTCTTGGTTTTAAAACAAATTTCTTAAGAAGATTGTTGTTGACTCAGAATCTGATTTTTACAGCTATTGGTTTTATTTTAGGAATCCCTCTCGGATTCTATTTCATGACATTGATGATGGATGCTGCAGGGGAATCTTTGTATTATGTTCCTATGTTGACTTGGGGAAATATAATGCTGTCTGCTGTGATAACATTTTCAATATCAATTGCAGTTAATTTAATGTTTTCAGATAAAATTAGAGATTTGAATATGGTTGAAGCTTTAAAAGATGTAGAATAAATAAAAAAAGTACTTTAAAGAATAAAAATTCTTTAAAGATTAAGTTATGCTTTCAAATCCTTTAGTTGCAAGTAATTTTGTAAATGATCCTTGTGGTTCCATTATGATATTTCCATTGGAATATTCTTTTAGTGCTGTTTGAACCATTGTACTTTTTTTAACAGGATCTTTAGCTGTATTAGCAAGTGCTTTAGCCAATACCATTACCGCATCGGATCTAGACAT
This window harbors:
- a CDS encoding ABC transporter ATP-binding protein: MSTIIEFKNVCKEYKSGDHILKAMDNVNFTIGEGEFVVILGPSGAGKSTLLNLLGGLDSVTSGQIIVNDNHVESFTDNQLTEYRAKNVGFIFQFYNLIPNLTALENVELMKDIVDVKINGLDVLNSVGLEDHANQFPAQLSGGEQQRVSIARAVAKQPTMLLCDEPTGALDSKTGVLILNLLQDMSNNKNTTVVIVTHNAILADAADKVIRIKNGQIESIAINENPNKVTDLEW
- a CDS encoding ABC transporter permease; protein product: MLAKKMLRDIKKHKTQFLSIFLMAFLGVFVFAGVGGESVGLEVNVNNYYNDTNLADGWIYSPNLDMNFIDDVNNLTPTTQSERQLVLDSIADFSNNPEIKLHFIENNTISKFYLMDGEPLNISDEDGVWLDKSFADAKNLKVGDNITFEFNGFKIKKEIKGIGYSPEYVYHASTSSVIPDFNKIGFAYMSYKAFPTDNIPYNVLNVKFTGSPEEYNNLLSDKLDGEYNSFVEQSEHSSVSQFSEEINQHKMMGDIFPVVFILIAMLILLTTMTRIIAHQRTQIGILKASGFTNKSIMIHYVSYGFWLVLIGSILGLIIGPVTLPQLFYPSMSSTYKLPSWNPAWSMDFVYVAVVMIIMSLLVSYFAVRSISKENPADTIKPKIPKISSSGLVEKIGFWKHLSFNSRWNYRDAKRNKFRALMTIIGVIGCTALLVSAFGMYDGMNDLKEWEFNQINHYDSKLVIDNDASLSEIDDVARDVDGDKIMESAIEIESDSAKKSGSLIALNHTDLITPTDYDWNKMEIGDDEVSISQKMADMLDISVGDTVKWHIIGSDKWIKTKIDKIHADPTSQGIVMSSDKLENLDLNYTPTSIVTEQHVDKNYSIIKTVNSMKDITSSWDELTESMWLLIYILIFFASLLAIVVLYNLGLLSFTEIEREIATLKVLGFKTGSLRKLLLTQNLWFTFAGFILGLPVGYYVLKMMWDSSGDSFYILPSISPMNFILTATITFTLSILVNLMFSRKIKKLNMVESLKSGE
- a CDS encoding ABC transporter permease, yielding MSLSKKMLRDIRINRTQFIAIFLMAFLGIFAYCGICSEYYGLEQTSADFYNETNLADGWIYKTSFDNADLDKINNLAMQTERQHVISSVGEFDNDPDITLHFVENNTISKFHVFQGKDFDINDESGVWLDKRFADSKELNVGDNITFKFDGKTIEKEIKGIGYSPEYVYESSATSITPNFEDVGFAYLSYKSYPDNVEFNRLLVKYNQSDDSFKEKLDDSISYLSFTKQEDHVSVAQFSEEMAQHKMMGDVFPILFILITFLTLLTTMTRVVTYQRTQIGILKAVGFKDRTIILHFISYGFFPVLIGSILGLIAGPMVIPKMFYPSMTTRYTLPSWNPGFDMSFVYVAAALVISSVIVTYLTCRRISKENPANTMRPKAPNVSSNSFFEKSKLWNHLSFNFRWNWRDARRNKFRALMAIIGVMGCVSLLIAAFGMNDSMDDLKTWEYDDINHFESKLVISNNASQEELYYVINGTNGSFIMQMPIEIKSNNHENTGVLLVSNNTDLISYTDSNKNPIEIKEGDISISTKLAQDFNLSIGDKIKWHIVGNDDWVKSEIGQIHAEPISQGLIMSPDTLEDEGLNFTPTSILTSEKFGENINSIKSVSTLEDMEESWSEMTSSVMMMVYVITVVACLLAILVLYNLGILSFTEMEREVATLKVLGFKTNFLRRLLLTQNLIFTAIGFILGIPLGFYFMTLMMDAAGESLYYVPMLTWGNIMLSAVITFSISIAVNLMFSDKIRDLNMVEALKDVE